In a single window of the Candidatus Kaiserbacteria bacterium genome:
- a CDS encoding histidine--tRNA ligase codes for MTNKLSTEAYKGTRDFYPEDMAVQRYIFDTWSKTAESFGFARYDASILEPAELYRSKTSEEIVNEQTYTFIDRGEREVTLRPEMTPTVARMIAARKRDLSFPVRWYAIPNLFRYERPQRGRLREHWQLNCDMFGVNDIAAEIEMIALAYHTLTAFGATPDTFKIRLNDRALMEAWYAHIFHLDADSIRAVTRIVDRKHKVSAAEFKMMLGAIVPDTDRLIAGLDATTPEALREETTLSKIIDALKELGIANVVFDASLARGFDYYTGTIFEVFDTSPENSRSMLGGGRYNNLTGLFGGDAVSGIGFGMGDVVMKDFLLTHKLLPKDIHVTAPTLMVIPTDSAFNLESEKIAQTFRASDIRTAVDISDKKLAKKISAASDGGAQYVLVVGSDECASQSFILKQLSSKQETKGIIQDLVTSLTANHA; via the coding sequence ATGACCAATAAATTAAGCACCGAGGCCTACAAAGGTACCCGAGACTTTTATCCAGAAGACATGGCCGTGCAAAGGTACATTTTTGATACCTGGTCAAAAACTGCTGAGTCATTTGGCTTTGCACGTTACGATGCGTCTATACTTGAACCCGCAGAACTCTATCGTTCAAAAACAAGTGAAGAGATTGTTAATGAACAAACATACACCTTTATCGACCGTGGCGAGCGAGAAGTGACGCTTCGTCCAGAAATGACCCCGACGGTAGCGCGTATGATAGCCGCACGGAAGCGGGACCTTTCCTTCCCCGTGCGCTGGTATGCTATTCCTAATCTCTTTCGGTATGAACGCCCTCAGCGTGGCCGACTTCGTGAGCACTGGCAATTGAACTGCGACATGTTTGGGGTCAATGATATCGCGGCTGAGATTGAAATGATTGCACTCGCCTATCACACACTCACCGCCTTTGGTGCTACTCCTGACACATTCAAAATCCGCCTCAACGATCGTGCGCTCATGGAAGCATGGTATGCGCACATCTTCCATCTCGACGCAGACTCTATCCGTGCAGTCACCCGTATTGTCGACCGCAAACATAAAGTAAGCGCTGCGGAGTTTAAAATGATGCTCGGTGCAATCGTGCCTGACACCGACAGACTCATAGCAGGCCTCGACGCGACAACACCTGAAGCGCTTCGTGAAGAAACCACGCTCTCAAAAATAATCGACGCACTCAAAGAACTTGGTATTGCCAATGTCGTCTTTGATGCATCCCTCGCGCGCGGCTTCGATTACTACACGGGGACTATTTTTGAAGTCTTTGATACTTCCCCCGAAAATAGTCGTTCAATGCTCGGTGGTGGCCGCTACAACAATCTCACGGGGCTCTTTGGAGGTGATGCTGTTTCGGGTATTGGCTTTGGCATGGGAGACGTCGTTATGAAGGATTTCCTCCTCACCCACAAACTTCTTCCCAAAGACATCCATGTCACCGCTCCAACACTCATGGTTATTCCTACAGACTCCGCATTCAATCTTGAAAGTGAAAAAATAGCACAGACTTTCCGTGCAAGTGACATCCGCACTGCAGTCGACATCAGCGATAAAAAACTTGCTAAAAAGATTTCCGCCGCAAGCGATGGAGGTGCGCAGTATGTGCTTGTCGTTGGAAGTGATGAATGTGCATCACAGTCATTCATACTTAAACAGCTCTCCTCAAAGCAGGAGACCAAGGGCATTATTCAGGACCTGGTAACTTCTCTTACTGCGAATCATGCCTAA
- a CDS encoding PH domain-containing protein — protein MKTEKIQLDDDEEILLQVRKHWFVLCMHVISIVVLAILPLPFFGVATSSTTITKLIPINDAFVVTLYCAWLIILWMVLFSIWTNYYLDVWTVTNKRLIATDQQGFFRRTMSSFRLERMQDISVRVDGILATFLDYGTLEIQTAGEENLFKVTGIPCPADIKALIVNSSDNLMPHRSPQTQSEV, from the coding sequence ATGAAAACTGAAAAGATTCAACTCGATGATGATGAGGAAATTCTCCTCCAAGTACGGAAACACTGGTTTGTACTTTGTATGCATGTGATTAGTATAGTTGTACTTGCTATCCTCCCCCTTCCTTTTTTTGGTGTTGCAACAAGTAGTACAACCATCACAAAACTCATCCCGATAAACGATGCCTTTGTCGTCACACTCTATTGTGCATGGCTCATCATACTCTGGATGGTGCTCTTTAGTATTTGGACCAACTACTACCTCGATGTGTGGACGGTCACCAACAAGCGACTCATTGCTACCGACCAGCAGGGTTTCTTCAGGCGCACTATGTCGAGTTTTCGCCTCGAACGTATGCAAGATATCAGCGTCCGTGTCGATGGCATTCTTGCGACATTCCTCGACTACGGTACCCTCGAAATCCAGACAGCGGGTGAGGAGAACCTCTTTAAAGTAACGGGCATTCCATGCCCCGCAGATATCAAGGCGCTTATTGTTAATTCGTCTGATAATCTCATGCCACATCGCTCCCCTCAGACTCAATCCGAGGTATAA
- a CDS encoding peptide chain release factor N(5)-glutamine methyltransferase codes for MNQDEEWLLKEKYHGEKSEGFSTDCMRLKNGEPLAYVIGSVAFLGTTIFLDIPTTRLTGARPLIPRTETEFWVEKAIAEMSMQKEKSLHVLDLCAGSGCVGVAVLHALPESHVDFGEIAEHHHPTIFKNLTENTLDPSRSCIFGGSLFDEITGTYDYILSNPPYIDKNLGRVAPEVETHEPALALYGGKDGMIFIETIIVSAPEHLSPTGVLYLEHEPEQVTAIHAFARMAGLTPTTHPDQYGVLRYTRFTRDT; via the coding sequence ATGAATCAAGATGAAGAGTGGCTACTCAAGGAAAAATACCACGGTGAGAAATCCGAAGGTTTTTCCACCGACTGTATGCGTCTGAAAAATGGTGAGCCGCTTGCATATGTAATTGGCTCAGTTGCCTTTTTAGGAACCACCATTTTTCTCGACATTCCTACAACGAGACTCACAGGCGCTCGCCCTCTCATTCCCCGCACCGAAACTGAGTTTTGGGTGGAAAAAGCGATAGCAGAAATGTCAATGCAAAAAGAAAAGTCGCTCCACGTACTCGACCTCTGTGCTGGCTCAGGCTGTGTGGGCGTTGCAGTATTACATGCTCTTCCCGAGTCGCACGTTGATTTTGGAGAAATAGCCGAACACCACCATCCTACGATTTTCAAAAATCTCACCGAAAATACGCTTGACCCATCTCGCTCCTGTATCTTTGGTGGTTCGCTCTTTGATGAAATCACTGGCACGTATGATTATATTTTGAGTAACCCTCCGTATATTGATAAAAACCTCGGGCGCGTAGCGCCCGAGGTCGAAACCCATGAACCCGCTCTCGCTCTCTATGGTGGCAAGGATGGCATGATATTCATTGAAACAATTATAGTGAGTGCGCCCGAGCATCTCTCCCCTACTGGTGTACTTTATCTCGAACACGAACCCGAACAAGTGACCGCCATTCATGCATTCGCTCGTATGGCAGGCCTGACTCCTACCACGCATCCCGACCAATATGGAGTTCTTCGGTACACACGATTTACTCGCGATACGTAA
- a CDS encoding fructose-bisphosphate aldolase class I has translation MRNNTDLYNTVAQLMQPGKGLLAADESDATAGKRLEIAKLPNQPGNRQDFREMLFTAPAIEEYLSGVILYDSTIKESTDQGVPFVDILVARGIVPGIKVDMGVKPFPESAGEVITRGLDGLEDRLKEYYDIGARFTKWRGVITIGDNVPTDECIELNAVQMAMYALSVQAQGMVPIVEPEVMFQGDHSLEEAEEVTTRTLTTLFAVLKKYHVDLKGLILKSSMVLAGDAYKEQSTPEEVAASTLRTFKLSVPREVGGIVFLSGGQTSKRATENLQAIAAFGPQPWPITFSYSRAIQEPVLVAWQGKSENIPQAQKMLLFRSKMNSLAQQGKYNPADEGK, from the coding sequence ATGAGAAATAATACTGATTTATATAATACGGTTGCGCAATTGATGCAGCCAGGGAAAGGTCTGCTTGCTGCTGACGAAAGTGATGCAACTGCAGGAAAGCGTCTTGAGATTGCAAAGTTACCCAACCAGCCAGGCAACCGCCAAGATTTTCGCGAAATGCTCTTTACAGCGCCAGCTATTGAGGAGTACCTGTCGGGCGTTATTCTCTATGACTCAACCATTAAAGAAAGTACCGACCAAGGTGTACCCTTTGTTGATATTCTTGTAGCACGAGGGATTGTTCCGGGTATTAAGGTGGATATGGGTGTAAAGCCATTTCCGGAATCAGCAGGAGAGGTGATAACGCGTGGACTTGATGGTCTTGAAGATAGACTTAAGGAATACTATGACATCGGCGCACGCTTCACCAAGTGGCGGGGAGTAATTACCATTGGTGACAATGTCCCCACTGATGAATGTATTGAACTCAATGCAGTTCAAATGGCTATGTATGCACTCAGTGTGCAAGCACAGGGCATGGTGCCTATCGTGGAACCTGAGGTGATGTTCCAAGGTGACCATTCTCTTGAAGAGGCAGAAGAGGTGACTACCCGTACACTCACGACACTTTTTGCGGTGCTGAAGAAATACCATGTTGACCTGAAAGGACTCATCCTCAAATCAAGTATGGTGCTTGCGGGCGACGCATACAAAGAGCAGTCCACGCCTGAAGAAGTAGCTGCATCAACACTTCGCACCTTTAAACTTTCTGTCCCACGAGAGGTGGGAGGAATCGTATTTCTCTCTGGAGGGCAAACCTCAAAGCGTGCTACGGAGAATCTCCAAGCTATTGCGGCCTTTGGTCCACAACCGTGGCCTATTACATTCTCGTACTCACGCGCGATTCAGGAACCGGTACTTGTAGCATGGCAGGGTAAATCAGAAAATATTCCACAAGCACAAAAGATGCTTCTCTTCCGCTCAAAGATGAACAGTCTTGCACAACAGGGCAAGTACAATCCCGCAGATGAGGGTAAATAA
- a CDS encoding DsbA family protein codes for MPEETTPPQPTRPPQAPRNALGVPIAIVFSALLIAGAIVYSGNSNGGNPTQIGNAKPGTEQVTGKMEVAPVTEKDHIYGNPNAPIMIVEYSDFDCPFCKNFHETMQKIMETYGKDGKVAWVYRQFPLKQLHPNAPKVAAASECVASLGGNDAFWKFANLLISDRGVNEPSNLAKLPEYAVSAGVDKAKFTSCVEAGTFDAKITADVEAAIKAGAKGTPYSVMIVGDQQGPIDGAQPYDVVKKMIDTMLTQLSGDVAE; via the coding sequence ATGCCAGAAGAAACCACACCACCACAACCGACACGACCACCGCAAGCCCCGCGCAACGCTCTTGGTGTACCGATAGCCATTGTGTTCTCTGCACTCCTCATAGCGGGTGCGATTGTCTATAGCGGTAATAGTAACGGAGGTAATCCAACACAAATCGGAAATGCAAAGCCAGGTACTGAGCAAGTCACGGGCAAAATGGAAGTAGCGCCTGTTACCGAGAAAGATCATATCTATGGTAATCCTAATGCGCCAATTATGATTGTCGAATACTCAGACTTTGATTGTCCATTCTGTAAAAACTTCCATGAGACTATGCAGAAAATCATGGAGACCTATGGTAAGGATGGTAAAGTAGCGTGGGTGTATCGCCAATTCCCTCTCAAGCAACTCCACCCGAATGCACCTAAAGTGGCAGCGGCATCTGAGTGTGTCGCGAGTCTTGGTGGCAATGATGCATTTTGGAAATTTGCAAACCTTCTCATTAGCGACCGCGGTGTGAACGAACCATCAAACCTAGCAAAACTTCCTGAATATGCAGTGAGCGCAGGTGTCGACAAAGCAAAATTTACGTCATGTGTTGAAGCAGGTACCTTTGATGCAAAAATCACTGCAGACGTAGAAGCAGCAATAAAAGCGGGTGCAAAGGGCACACCATACTCAGTAATGATTGTGGGCGACCAGCAGGGACCTATCGACGGTGCGCAACCATACGATGTGGTAAAGAAAATGATAGATACTATGCTCACACAACTTTCTGGGGATGTGGCAGAATAA
- a CDS encoding DUF2238 domain-containing protein, with amino-acid sequence MFQNKTLSWLLMGYAVLFTILAFNPVDRSIWFDENLTIWIVLSAILILYARGIRFSSVAYILMFVLVYLHTIGGHWTFALVPFDYVTNFFDFERNHFDRIAHFSVGFYAYPVAEWLYTKRLVANKFLLFTYPIFVIATVAMSYELIEWIYAAVANPEAGIAYLGSQGDIWDAQKDMLADTLGALLATTAYVWRKHL; translated from the coding sequence ATGTTTCAAAATAAAACACTCTCATGGCTCCTTATGGGCTATGCAGTACTTTTTACCATCCTCGCATTTAACCCCGTGGATCGCTCAATTTGGTTTGATGAGAATCTCACTATATGGATAGTTCTCTCGGCCATACTCATACTCTATGCACGAGGTATTCGTTTTTCTTCGGTTGCATACATACTTATGTTTGTGCTCGTGTATCTGCATACGATTGGCGGTCACTGGACCTTTGCGCTTGTACCGTTTGACTACGTGACCAATTTTTTTGATTTCGAGCGTAATCACTTTGATCGTATTGCACACTTCTCCGTGGGCTTTTATGCATACCCAGTGGCTGAGTGGCTCTATACAAAGCGCTTGGTAGCCAATAAGTTTCTTCTCTTTACGTATCCCATCTTTGTGATTGCGACCGTGGCTATGAGTTATGAACTCATAGAGTGGATATATGCAGCAGTTGCTAATCCAGAAGCAGGCATTGCATACCTCGGAAGCCAAGGCGACATCTGGGATGCTCAAAAGGACATGCTCGCAGACACCCTCGGCGCCCTCCTCGCGACAACCGCATATGTATGGCGAAAGCACCTATAG
- a CDS encoding DUF2127 domain-containing protein: MSHIVESIEEEIQLHLSFLFKLSMWWRIFYGFLRLILGTSLLKITGQPLSEYMYSLMSHELTGKTTDILLGKAYVLLNTHDITVTYFIAFYFIFWGTVDIILSLCLLKHIKKAFPIAMGLIALFIFYGIVRFTITHSLVLAGVIIVDLVILYLIHDEYRALFRTTSKSSTPSDPLLHQS, from the coding sequence ATGTCTCATATCGTAGAATCTATTGAAGAAGAAATCCAACTCCATCTTTCCTTTCTTTTTAAGCTGAGTATGTGGTGGCGCATTTTCTACGGGTTTTTGCGTCTTATTTTGGGAACCTCTTTGCTTAAAATTACAGGACAACCTCTTTCTGAGTATATGTATTCACTCATGTCTCATGAACTCACAGGAAAGACAACTGATATTCTCCTCGGAAAGGCATACGTACTTTTAAATACACACGACATCACCGTCACCTATTTCATAGCATTTTATTTTATCTTTTGGGGGACTGTTGACATCATACTTTCCCTTTGTCTCCTCAAACATATAAAAAAGGCATTTCCTATTGCTATGGGTCTCATCGCACTTTTTATTTTCTATGGCATAGTACGCTTTACCATTACGCATTCACTCGTACTCGCAGGAGTCATTATCGTTGACCTTGTGATTCTCTACCTCATTCATGATGAGTACCGTGCGCTCTTCCGTACTACTTCAAAATCTTCCACACCTTCTGATCCTCTTCTCCATCAATCTTAA
- a CDS encoding MgtC/SapB family protein, with translation MNSFLLFTDPNVVFVFNLGLSLLVGLAIGIERESRGKDAGISTHSLVILGSMLFTYLSMQVDPESTSRIAAQVVTGIGFLGAGLILKEGTSVRNLTTAASLWFAAAIGMAIGFQFYVAAILSTFVALLALRIPHIIEPEKDVILK, from the coding sequence ATGAATAGTTTTTTGTTGTTTACTGATCCAAATGTGGTGTTTGTATTTAATCTCGGTCTTTCGTTGCTTGTTGGGCTTGCAATCGGTATTGAGCGTGAATCACGCGGAAAAGACGCAGGCATTAGCACCCATTCATTGGTGATTTTGGGTTCTATGCTTTTTACCTATCTTTCAATGCAGGTTGATCCCGAGTCCACTTCACGTATTGCTGCACAGGTGGTGACCGGTATTGGCTTCCTTGGTGCAGGACTCATTTTAAAAGAAGGAACCTCTGTGCGTAACCTCACGACAGCTGCGAGTCTTTGGTTTGCAGCCGCAATTGGTATGGCTATTGGATTCCAGTTTTATGTTGCCGCTATTCTCTCGACATTTGTTGCACTCCTTGCGCTTCGTATTCCGCATATCATCGAGCCAGAAAAGGATGTGATTCTTAAATAA
- a CDS encoding DEAD/DEAH box helicase gives MNTSNRPSRRGPSSVRTAGGRTPFTRTTTQGARQSDSRAPRSASHTPSHRREGGRDAGGERPRTSHARTSERSYEPRREGGRDSGHARGSFSGGSRGRSGSGSRPFTHNNNSGGQRTSRGRVLKTFDVSKFINKNPVVDTETEVFTPKHKFTEFGLDKKLAFTVTSSGLTTPTPIQDEIIPHIMEGRDVIGLANTGTGKTAAFLIPLIDKTLREYSRQTLILTPTRELAIQIETELRKLSAGFKLYSTTCVGGTNIRPQIQGLKRKNHFVIGTPGRVIDLIERGAFRNSGVSTVVLDEADRMLDMGFINDMRLILSGIKADRETLFFSATMSDDIKRLVHDFLRDPVTVSVKKQDITNSVHQDVVHYGHSDKFETLTKLLGDQSLKRVLIFGAMKHSVEKLSEQLIAHGVSAESIHGNKSHPQRQRSLKRFKDGHARVLVATDVAARGIHVDNVTHVINYDLPSSYEDYVHRIGRTGRGSEKGMALTFVQG, from the coding sequence ATGAACACATCAAACCGACCATCGCGTCGGGGTCCGTCTTCTGTGCGTACTGCCGGAGGACGAACTCCTTTTACTCGTACAACAACACAGGGCGCTCGTCAGAGCGATTCACGTGCACCGCGGAGCGCATCACACACCCCATCACATCGTCGCGAAGGCGGCCGTGATGCAGGAGGTGAACGCCCACGCACTTCACATGCACGCACTTCTGAACGTTCTTATGAACCACGTCGTGAAGGTGGTCGTGATAGTGGCCACGCACGTGGCAGCTTTAGTGGCGGCAGTCGCGGACGAAGTGGTAGCGGAAGTCGTCCCTTTACGCACAACAACAATAGTGGAGGTCAGCGCACCAGTCGCGGTCGTGTACTCAAGACCTTTGACGTATCAAAGTTCATTAACAAAAATCCCGTTGTCGATACTGAAACCGAAGTCTTTACTCCAAAGCACAAATTTACTGAATTTGGTTTGGACAAAAAACTTGCATTCACGGTAACCTCATCAGGTCTTACCACCCCTACCCCGATTCAGGATGAAATCATTCCACACATCATGGAAGGACGTGACGTAATTGGCCTTGCAAACACCGGCACTGGGAAAACTGCGGCCTTTCTGATTCCCCTTATCGACAAGACCCTTCGCGAATACTCACGCCAGACACTTATCCTTACGCCTACCCGTGAACTCGCGATTCAGATTGAAACTGAACTCCGCAAACTTTCAGCGGGCTTTAAACTGTATTCCACCACCTGTGTGGGCGGTACGAACATTCGTCCACAAATTCAGGGACTCAAGCGCAAGAATCACTTTGTGATTGGTACACCTGGACGGGTGATTGACCTCATTGAGCGTGGTGCGTTTAGAAACAGCGGTGTAAGCACGGTGGTGCTCGATGAAGCCGACCGTATGCTCGACATGGGATTCATCAACGACATGCGTCTCATTCTCTCAGGTATCAAGGCCGACCGTGAGACACTCTTCTTCTCGGCAACAATGTCTGACGATATCAAACGCCTCGTACACGACTTTCTCCGTGACCCTGTTACGGTGTCGGTAAAGAAGCAAGACATTACGAATAGCGTCCATCAGGATGTAGTCCACTACGGTCACAGCGACAAGTTTGAGACACTTACCAAATTACTTGGTGATCAAAGCCTCAAGCGTGTACTCATCTTTGGTGCAATGAAGCACAGTGTCGAGAAATTGAGTGAACAACTCATTGCTCACGGTGTCAGTGCTGAGTCTATCCACGGCAACAAGTCACACCCACAACGTCAACGTTCTTTGAAGCGATTCAAAGATGGTCACGCACGCGTGCTTGTAGCCACCGATGTGGCTGCGCGCGGTATTCACGTCGATAATGTGACACATGTCATCAATTACGACCTTCCGTCCAGTTACGAGGATTATGTCCACCGTATCGGCCGCACCGGCCGTGGTTCTGAAAAAGGAATGGCGCTGACCTTTGTACAGGGATAA
- the rpmG gene encoding 50S ribosomal protein L33, translating into MSQDKLIKLVSQGDSKGVGKGHTYYTRKNKKKLADKKFEFKKFNPIAQKHTVYKEKK; encoded by the coding sequence ATGTCACAGGATAAACTAATTAAACTTGTCTCTCAGGGCGACTCAAAAGGTGTCGGAAAAGGTCATACGTATTACACAAGAAAGAATAAAAAGAAGCTCGCTGACAAGAAATTTGAGTTCAAGAAATTCAACCCAATCGCACAAAAACACACTGTTTACAAAGAGAAAAAATAA
- the uppP gene encoding undecaprenyl-diphosphatase UppP has protein sequence MDILSASFLGFVQGITEFIPVSSSGHLVLAHILLDVEAVNSLAFDAVLQLATALAVIVYFFDELYALVQTVFRALGRLPVNPKDLLIVKALAIGTVPAVILGIFLESYMESIFRNPILVAGTLILGAFLFMYAEYVYDNNFHTGEIDTKTGFKIGLFQSLALIPGFSRSGVTIAGGMLMGLTRSDAARFSFLLALPVILGSGMKKLLELITSSTQVEWVPIGIGAGVAFVVGLCAIHFMITFIKNHSLWPFIWYRITLACFVLFVAFFG, from the coding sequence ATGGATATTCTGTCGGCCAGTTTCCTTGGTTTTGTACAAGGAATTACAGAGTTTATTCCTGTTTCCTCCTCGGGACACTTGGTGCTCGCGCATATACTCCTCGATGTAGAGGCAGTTAATTCTCTTGCGTTTGATGCAGTTCTCCAGCTCGCGACAGCACTCGCTGTCATCGTGTATTTTTTTGATGAACTCTATGCCCTTGTGCAAACAGTCTTTCGCGCTTTGGGTCGACTTCCCGTTAATCCAAAGGATTTACTCATTGTAAAGGCGCTCGCTATCGGTACGGTACCTGCGGTTATCCTGGGAATCTTTCTCGAGTCATACATGGAGAGTATCTTTCGTAATCCGATTCTTGTCGCAGGTACACTTATTTTGGGTGCATTCTTATTTATGTATGCAGAGTACGTCTATGACAATAATTTTCATACGGGAGAAATTGATACCAAGACCGGCTTTAAGATAGGCCTCTTTCAATCGCTCGCGCTTATCCCTGGCTTTTCACGTTCGGGGGTAACCATCGCAGGTGGTATGCTCATGGGACTGACGCGCTCTGATGCTGCGCGTTTTTCATTCCTGCTCGCCCTTCCCGTTATTCTCGGTTCAGGTATGAAGAAACTCCTCGAACTTATCACGTCTTCCACGCAGGTTGAATGGGTCCCCATCGGTATCGGTGCAGGTGTGGCATTTGTGGTTGGACTTTGTGCGATTCACTTTATGATTACCTTCATAAAGAATCACTCCCTCTGGCCATTTATTTGGTATCGGATTACTCTCGCCTGTTTTGTCCTCTTCGTAGCCTTCTTCGGGTGA
- a CDS encoding glycosyltransferase family 4 protein — translation MKNGGLGVACHGLTEELIELGLDIVFVLPREQPTIGGQRFIFANRTPGTIHVFPSGLLPYQHAQSFIEYFTPEGRRLQFSRRIIDEVYRYADAAYCIAMREQFDLIHAHDWTSYLAGVAAKLATGKPLVLHVHATAFDQAGGNNVDPDIYAIERHAFQTADSVVAISNYTKGIVVNNYGVDPEKVSVVHNGIKPLVPPILSPVLSELKAQGKKIVFYNGRITIQKGVDHFIRAARKVVDYDPSVVFVISGWGDMEHQIMHLVGSLGLSKNVIFAGALWDDDRDRMYQAADLLVMPSVSEPFGLVPLEAIQHGTPVLISKQSGVAEVLTHALKVDFWDIDEMANKIIAALHYRVLNKQLVEEGRKELLRLTWLRAADKVHALYKKLLDWAHTKR, via the coding sequence ATGAAAAACGGCGGTCTTGGCGTTGCGTGCCACGGCCTTACGGAAGAACTTATCGAACTCGGACTCGATATTGTTTTTGTGTTACCTCGTGAGCAGCCCACAATCGGGGGGCAGCGATTTATTTTTGCAAACAGAACACCAGGAACGATTCATGTGTTTCCCTCAGGACTTTTGCCGTACCAGCATGCGCAGTCATTTATAGAATATTTCACTCCTGAAGGGCGACGTTTACAGTTTTCGCGCCGTATCATTGACGAGGTGTATCGCTATGCAGATGCAGCGTATTGCATTGCAATGCGTGAACAATTTGATCTCATTCACGCTCATGATTGGACTTCGTACCTTGCGGGAGTGGCAGCGAAACTTGCAACAGGAAAACCGTTAGTGCTTCATGTACATGCTACGGCATTTGATCAAGCGGGAGGCAATAATGTTGATCCTGATATTTATGCTATCGAGCGCCATGCATTTCAGACTGCCGATTCAGTGGTGGCCATCAGCAATTACACGAAAGGTATTGTCGTTAATAATTATGGTGTTGACCCAGAAAAGGTTTCGGTGGTGCATAATGGTATTAAGCCCCTTGTGCCACCAATTTTATCCCCCGTGCTCAGTGAACTCAAAGCCCAGGGAAAGAAAATAGTATTTTATAACGGACGCATTACCATCCAGAAAGGTGTAGACCATTTCATCCGGGCGGCACGCAAGGTGGTTGACTATGACCCGTCAGTTGTGTTTGTGATTTCAGGATGGGGAGATATGGAGCATCAAATCATGCATCTCGTCGGCTCACTTGGACTTTCTAAGAATGTCATTTTCGCAGGAGCACTCTGGGATGATGATCGTGATCGCATGTATCAAGCAGCAGATTTACTCGTGATGCCTTCCGTTTCTGAACCCTTTGGCCTCGTACCCCTTGAAGCAATACAGCATGGTACGCCGGTCCTTATTTCGAAACAGTCAGGCGTGGCAGAGGTACTCACGCATGCACTTAAGGTGGATTTTTGGGATATTGATGAGATGGCCAATAAGATTATTGCCGCCCTTCATTATAGGGTACTCAATAAACAGTTGGTAGAAGAAGGACGAAAGGAACTCCTCCGCCTTACCTGGCTAAGGGCGGCAGACAAAGTACACGCATTATACAAAAAGTTACTGGATTGGGCTCACACGAAAAGGTAG
- a CDS encoding ribonuclease H-like domain-containing protein, which translates to MRYVVFDLETQNTFADVESNDPKDLSISVGCAYDSLTNEYTTVAIDELQKLWPIIEKADVLVGYNSDHFDIPLLNKYYPGDLTKMKSIDIMSSIRESLGRRLKLDSVAQATVGTKKAGNGLMAIKWWREGDIASIKKYCKQDVKVTKEIFEYALTNHKVFYKEGSKKLEIPLNTSNWTAEADRSTTFSLPF; encoded by the coding sequence ATGCGATACGTCGTCTTTGACCTAGAAACTCAAAATACTTTTGCTGATGTCGAAAGTAATGACCCTAAGGACCTTTCGATATCGGTAGGGTGTGCATACGATTCACTCACGAATGAGTACACCACCGTGGCCATTGATGAGCTTCAGAAGCTCTGGCCCATTATCGAAAAGGCGGATGTACTCGTGGGATACAACAGCGACCATTTTGATATTCCTCTCCTCAATAAATATTATCCCGGTGACCTCACCAAGATGAAAAGCATCGACATCATGTCGTCGATTCGAGAATCACTTGGCAGACGCCTGAAACTCGACTCCGTAGCACAGGCAACTGTCGGCACAAAAAAGGCAGGCAACGGCCTCATGGCTATCAAGTGGTGGCGCGAAGGCGACATTGCCTCTATTAAAAAATACTGTAAACAAGATGTAAAAGTGACAAAAGAGATTTTTGAATACGCTCTCACAAATCATAAAGTCTTCTACAAAGAAGGCTCAAAAAAACTCGAAATCCCCCTCAACACCTCTAATTGGACCGCCGAAGCCGACCGCTCCACAACCTTCTCCCTCCCCTTCTAG